The following proteins are co-located in the Microbacterium sp. SORGH_AS_0888 genome:
- a CDS encoding alpha-ketoacid dehydrogenase subunit beta translates to MTVTAARNINVSQATAEGLRLEMEADASVLVIGEDVAAQGGVFGSTRGLLKAFGPGRVLDTPISEMAFTGMAVGLAMEGYRPVVEIMFVDFIGVCLEQVYNAIAKIPYMSGGRVPMPVVIKTAGGSIGAAAQHSQTLWGLFAHLPGLRVVAPSNPYDSKGMIAAAVRSDDPVVFIEHKGLLLQRAADFAFGAAVPKECYDVPLDRAAVVRPGADLTLVTLSGSVRHAVAAAAAAADRGVDVEVVDLRSVVPIDWETVCGSAARTRRLLVVDEDYLGFGLSGELITGVVERLGLGALDHVARHGTPDVPVPAALSLEREIVPGADSILAAVLRAAGGTR, encoded by the coding sequence ATGACCGTCACCGCCGCCCGCAACATCAACGTCTCGCAGGCCACCGCCGAGGGGCTCCGGCTCGAGATGGAGGCCGACGCATCCGTTCTCGTCATCGGAGAGGACGTCGCCGCCCAGGGCGGCGTGTTCGGCTCGACCCGTGGCCTCCTCAAGGCCTTCGGCCCCGGCCGGGTGCTCGACACCCCGATCTCGGAGATGGCGTTCACCGGGATGGCGGTCGGGCTCGCGATGGAGGGGTACCGTCCCGTCGTCGAGATCATGTTCGTCGACTTCATCGGCGTCTGCCTCGAGCAGGTGTACAACGCGATCGCGAAGATCCCCTACATGAGCGGCGGCCGCGTGCCGATGCCGGTCGTCATCAAGACCGCCGGCGGCAGCATCGGCGCCGCCGCGCAGCACTCGCAGACCCTGTGGGGCCTGTTCGCCCACCTGCCCGGGCTGCGCGTGGTCGCCCCCTCGAACCCCTACGACAGCAAGGGGATGATCGCCGCCGCCGTCCGCAGCGACGACCCGGTCGTGTTCATCGAGCACAAGGGCCTCCTGCTCCAGCGTGCCGCCGACTTCGCCTTCGGCGCCGCGGTCCCGAAGGAGTGCTACGACGTGCCCCTCGACCGCGCGGCCGTCGTGCGCCCCGGCGCCGACCTCACCCTCGTGACCCTGAGCGGCTCGGTGCGCCACGCGGTCGCCGCCGCCGCGGCGGCCGCCGATCGCGGCGTCGACGTCGAGGTCGTCGACCTGCGCTCGGTCGTGCCGATCGACTGGGAGACCGTGTGCGGCTCCGCCGCCCGCACCCGCCGCCTGCTCGTCGTCGACGAGGACTACCTCGGCTTCGGGCTCAGCGGCGAGCTCATCACGGGCGTGGTCGAACGCCTCGGCCTCGGCGCCCTCGACCACGTCGCCCGGCACGGCACGCCCGACGTGCCCGTGCCCGCCGCCCTCAGCCTCGAGCGCGAGATCGTCCCCGGCGCCGACTCGATCCTCGCCGCCGTCCTCCGCGCCGCGGGAGGGACGCGATGA
- a CDS encoding SDR family NAD(P)-dependent oxidoreductase yields MSARRVIVVGGAGAIGRVVCEVLAGDGFAVTVADVRGQEDVAAALTGGGHDALRLDITDLDAVLAALGPDGSHRDYDALVVAAGLNYTGPVATTDWAAYDRVLEVNLRGPFHVGHALSRNLAADPRECSAVFFSSTAGLTGEGGASVYAASKFGVIGFTQCLASEIARHGGRANAVCPGNIDSPMLRTLADQVAEREGRRGEEVLREFAGATAFDRLIDIREVADAVAFLAGARSTGISGQSLVIDGPPR; encoded by the coding sequence ATGAGCGCCCGGCGGGTGATCGTGGTCGGCGGCGCCGGAGCGATCGGCCGTGTCGTCTGCGAGGTGCTGGCCGGCGACGGCTTCGCCGTCACGGTCGCCGACGTGCGCGGCCAGGAGGACGTCGCCGCCGCGCTGACCGGCGGCGGACACGACGCCCTCCGGCTCGACATCACCGACCTCGACGCCGTGCTCGCCGCCCTCGGACCCGACGGCTCGCACCGCGACTACGACGCCCTGGTGGTCGCCGCCGGCCTCAACTACACCGGCCCGGTCGCCACCACCGACTGGGCCGCCTACGACCGTGTGCTCGAGGTCAACCTCCGCGGCCCCTTCCACGTCGGTCACGCCCTCAGCCGCAACCTCGCGGCGGATCCGCGCGAGTGCTCCGCCGTGTTCTTCTCCTCGACCGCCGGGCTCACCGGCGAGGGCGGCGCGTCCGTGTACGCCGCGTCCAAGTTCGGCGTCATCGGCTTCACGCAGTGCCTGGCCTCCGAGATCGCGCGTCACGGCGGGCGCGCCAACGCCGTGTGCCCGGGGAACATCGACTCGCCCATGCTGCGCACGCTCGCCGACCAGGTCGCCGAGCGCGAGGGACGCCGCGGCGAGGAGGTGCTCCGCGAGTTCGCGGGGGCCACCGCGTTCGACCGGCTCATCGACATCCGCGAGGTCGCCGACGCCGTCGCCTTCCTCGCCGGCGCCCGCTCCACCGGCATCAGCGGCCAGTCGCTCGTGATCGACGGCCCTCCCCGCTGA